A genomic segment from Clostridium pasteurianum BC1 encodes:
- a CDS encoding GNAT family N-acetyltransferase, which yields MTKNLFKEFPEIKTNEIMLRKLNFNDIQDMFEIFSDEEVLKYYDVLPHKNIEDTERLFFTFTNNYKDNKAIRWGIVNLENNKLIGTCGFHNFDYKSTRAEIGCELNKAYWKQGFMHKALNEIIKIGFENSPLNRIEAIVDDENENSKLILEKLAFKHEGCLRKRFYFNGQFRNENYFGLLKDEWK from the coding sequence ATGACAAAGAATTTATTTAAAGAATTTCCGGAAATAAAAACAAATGAAATAATGCTGAGAAAATTAAATTTTAATGATATTCAGGATATGTTTGAAATTTTTTCCGATGAAGAAGTATTGAAATATTATGATGTTCTTCCACATAAGAATATTGAAGATACAGAAAGATTATTTTTTACATTTACTAATAATTATAAAGATAATAAAGCAATAAGATGGGGTATTGTCAATCTAGAAAATAATAAGTTGATTGGTACCTGTGGATTTCATAATTTTGATTATAAATCAACTAGAGCGGAGATTGGATGCGAGCTTAACAAAGCTTATTGGAAACAAGGTTTTATGCACAAAGCTCTTAATGAGATTATTAAAATTGGATTTGAAAATAGTCCTTTAAATAGAATTGAAGCAATAGTAGATGATGAAAATGAAAACTCCAAATTGATTCTTGAAAAATTAGCTTTTAAACATGAAGGTTGCTTAAGAAAACGATTTTATTTCAATGGACAATTTAGAAATGAAAATTATTTTGGACTGCTTAAAGATGAGTGGAAATAA
- the dcd gene encoding dCTP deaminase: MILSGKEIKDRLGKEIVIEPFSEKQLNPNSYNLKLHNELLVYEDEVLDMKKENKARKIIIPPEGIVLQPNKLYLGRTKEYTETDKFVPMLEGRSSVGRLGLFIHVTAGFGDVGFCGYWTLEIHCIQPIRIYSDVEICQIYYHSIEGNYDRYSKGKYQNNSGIQTSLLYKDFEKE; the protein is encoded by the coding sequence ATGATATTGTCTGGAAAAGAAATCAAAGATAGATTGGGAAAAGAAATAGTAATAGAACCTTTTAGTGAAAAGCAGTTAAACCCCAATAGTTACAATTTGAAATTGCATAATGAATTACTTGTATATGAAGATGAAGTTCTAGATATGAAAAAGGAAAATAAGGCTAGAAAAATCATAATACCACCTGAAGGGATAGTTTTACAACCAAATAAACTTTATCTTGGCAGAACCAAGGAATATACAGAAACAGATAAATTTGTTCCTATGCTTGAAGGTAGATCATCTGTGGGTAGACTTGGCTTGTTTATACATGTAACCGCAGGTTTTGGAGATGTTGGATTCTGTGGATACTGGACTTTAGAAATTCACTGTATTCAGCCTATAAGAATATATTCAGATGTAGAAATATGCCAAATATATTATCATTCAATTGAGGGCAATTATGATAGATATTCTAAGGGTAAGTATCAAAATAACAGTGGAATTCAGACCAGTTTATTATATAAAGATTTTGAAAAGGAATAA
- a CDS encoding aldo/keto reductase, translated as MVKSIKDTITLNNGVEIPQHGFGVYLITDEKNGYEAINKALEVGYHAFDTAQFYENEALLGKILSESNVKRDELFITTKVANYNQGYDSTLSTVEQSLKDLHIDQIDLLLVHWPSKRRFFETWKAMEKLYNEKLVKAIGVSNYEIHHLEELAANSEIKPVIDQVECHPYLTQEKIKEYADKNHIAFQAWSPLGRGAVLNDPIIRIIAEHHNKSSAQIIIRWHLQKGNVVIPKSSTPSRIEENANVYDFSLTEEEVKIIDALNKDERTGDDPDALWFQM; from the coding sequence ATGGTAAAATCAATTAAGGATACAATAACTTTAAATAATGGTGTGGAGATTCCACAACATGGCTTTGGAGTATATTTAATTACTGATGAGAAAAATGGGTATGAGGCAATTAATAAGGCTCTAGAAGTTGGATATCATGCTTTTGACACAGCACAATTCTATGAAAATGAAGCTTTATTAGGTAAAATATTAAGTGAATCCAATGTTAAAAGAGATGAATTATTTATAACTACTAAAGTTGCTAATTATAATCAAGGATATGACAGTACGCTTAGCACTGTGGAACAGTCTTTAAAAGATTTACATATAGATCAAATAGATCTTTTACTAGTTCATTGGCCAAGTAAAAGACGTTTTTTTGAAACCTGGAAGGCAATGGAGAAATTGTATAATGAAAAATTAGTTAAAGCTATTGGTGTATCTAATTATGAAATTCATCATTTAGAAGAGCTTGCTGCAAATTCTGAGATAAAACCAGTTATTGATCAGGTTGAATGTCATCCGTATTTAACCCAGGAAAAAATTAAGGAGTATGCAGATAAAAATCACATAGCGTTTCAAGCTTGGAGTCCACTCGGCAGAGGGGCAGTACTTAATGATCCTATTATTAGAATAATTGCAGAACATCATAATAAATCAAGTGCACAGATAATTATTCGTTGGCATTTACAAAAGGGAAATGTTGTAATTCCAAAATCCAGTACACCTTCCCGTATTGAAGAAAATGCAAATGTGTATGATTTTAGCTTAACTGAAGAAGAAGTTAAGATTATAGATGCTTTAAATAAAGACGAAAGAACTGGCGATGACCCAGATGCTTTATGGTTTCAAATGTAA
- a CDS encoding methylenetetrahydrofolate reductase, translated as MLKDKILNRETGIITYAITPPKKDNTKEKIAEISQRHLERIKNIDIDGLIIYDIQDETDRLKDERPFPFLETIDPAAYGKEYLKELKVEKIIYRCVGKYNSQELKQSITSETQRDKFSVFVGAASRNQEVKLNLSEAYKLKDKFNENFMLGGIVIPERHTKSNDEHMRIVSKAKCGCEFFVSQVIYNIEASKNLLSDYFYYCQDNNIKMVPILFTLTPCGSTKTLEFMKWLGINIPKWLENDLIHSKDILDKSIDLSKSIFEELLDFALDKGIPIGCNIESLSIRKVEIEASIQLVKDIKAIIENKMRKGDFYK; from the coding sequence ATGCTAAAAGATAAAATACTAAACAGAGAAACCGGTATAATAACTTATGCTATAACACCACCAAAGAAGGATAATACAAAAGAAAAAATTGCTGAAATTTCACAAAGACATCTGGAAAGAATAAAAAATATAGATATAGATGGTTTGATTATATATGATATACAAGATGAAACTGACAGATTGAAAGATGAGAGACCTTTTCCATTTTTGGAAACAATAGATCCTGCTGCATATGGTAAAGAGTATTTGAAGGAATTAAAGGTAGAAAAAATCATTTATCGCTGCGTTGGCAAATATAATTCACAGGAGTTAAAGCAGTCCATAACATCCGAGACACAGCGGGATAAATTTTCTGTATTTGTAGGTGCCGCTTCACGCAATCAAGAAGTTAAATTAAACTTATCAGAAGCATATAAGTTAAAAGATAAGTTTAATGAAAATTTCATGCTAGGTGGTATTGTAATACCAGAGAGGCATACGAAAAGTAATGATGAACATATGAGAATTGTTAGTAAGGCAAAATGTGGATGTGAGTTCTTTGTTTCTCAGGTAATATATAATATAGAGGCTTCAAAAAATCTACTGTCAGATTATTTTTATTATTGTCAGGATAATAATATTAAAATGGTGCCTATATTGTTTACGCTTACTCCTTGCGGATCTACAAAAACTTTAGAGTTTATGAAATGGCTTGGTATAAATATACCGAAATGGTTAGAAAATGACTTGATACATTCAAAGGATATATTAGATAAATCAATAGATTTATCAAAAAGTATATTTGAAGAATTATTAGATTTTGCATTAGATAAAGGAATACCAATTGGATGCAATATTGAAAGCTTATCTATTAGAAAAGTAGAAATAGAGGCTTCAATACAGCTAGTAAAGGATATAAAGGCCATTATTGAAAATAAAATGAGAAAAGGTGATTTTTATAAATAG
- a CDS encoding acylphosphatase — MNRYFIKVYGRVQGVGFRFHAQYLADHFKLTGWVKNCEDGTVEMEVQGREDDIDAFKIKIKEGNRFIKVKDIYSEKIDITSEEKTFRVIY, encoded by the coding sequence ATAAATAGATATTTTATAAAGGTTTATGGAAGAGTTCAAGGAGTTGGTTTTAGATTTCATGCCCAGTATTTGGCTGATCATTTTAAATTAACTGGATGGGTAAAAAATTGTGAAGATGGAACTGTTGAGATGGAGGTTCAGGGGAGAGAAGATGATATAGATGCATTTAAAATAAAGATTAAAGAGGGAAATAGATTTATAAAGGTAAAGGATATATATTCTGAAAAAATAGATATTACTAGTGAAGAAAAAACATTTAGGGTTATTTACTAA
- a CDS encoding thymidylate synthase yields the protein MSIADGKYLKIVKDILENGYFDNNRTGVETYKLPHQIMKFDLEKEFPILTTKFVAFKTAVQEMLWIWQKQTNDVTWLDERNIHIWDSWADENNTIGKAYGYQIAKYDQLNKLINTLKTNPQDRRMIVSLWNIDDLPDMMLQPCAFQTMWDVTNERLNCMLVQRSGDMPLGIPFNTTQYAVLVHLIAQVVGLRPGLFTHVINNAHIYKNQVEGMKLQLERLDKAYEAPKLWINPKIKNFYDFTINDIKLIDYKHWGKIKMEVSV from the coding sequence GTGAGTATTGCTGATGGCAAGTATTTAAAAATAGTTAAAGATATATTAGAAAATGGATATTTTGATAATAATAGAACGGGTGTAGAAACTTATAAATTACCTCATCAAATTATGAAATTTGATCTTGAAAAAGAATTTCCAATTTTAACAACAAAATTTGTAGCTTTTAAAACTGCTGTACAGGAAATGCTTTGGATATGGCAAAAACAAACTAATGACGTCACCTGGCTAGATGAAAGAAATATTCATATATGGGATAGCTGGGCAGATGAGAATAATACCATTGGTAAAGCATATGGGTATCAGATAGCAAAGTATGATCAGTTAAATAAATTGATAAATACTTTGAAAACAAATCCACAAGATAGGAGAATGATAGTATCATTATGGAATATAGATGATTTGCCTGATATGATGCTGCAGCCATGTGCATTTCAAACTATGTGGGATGTCACTAATGAAAGACTCAATTGTATGTTAGTACAAAGAAGTGGAGATATGCCGCTGGGAATACCATTCAACACAACTCAATATGCAGTATTAGTTCATCTAATAGCACAGGTAGTTGGCTTAAGACCGGGGCTTTTTACTCATGTAATTAATAATGCACATATTTATAAAAATCAAGTTGAAGGTATGAAGCTGCAGCTTGAAAGACTGGATAAAGCTTACGAAGCGCCTAAGCTTTGGATAAATCCAAAAATTAAGAATTTTTATGATTTTACTATAAATGACATAAAATTAATTGATTATAAGCACTGGGGAAAGATAAAAATGGAGGTATCAGTGTAA
- a CDS encoding dihydrofolate reductase — MIAIIAAVAKNNAIGKDNELLWYLPEDLKRFKKITIGHTIIMGRKTFQSLPKILPDRHHMVITRNKTFKVEDDRVTVVNSIEELLASLKEDEEYFVIGGADIYKQLLPYAEKMYITAVDDEFDGDVFFPDINHKDWRIVENTEQLQNSKNSLSYRFITFKRINNNEN; from the coding sequence ATGATTGCAATAATAGCGGCAGTAGCAAAAAATAATGCTATAGGTAAAGATAATGAATTATTATGGTATTTACCAGAGGATTTAAAAAGATTTAAGAAAATTACTATAGGACATACAATAATCATGGGAAGAAAAACCTTTCAATCTCTACCAAAAATTTTGCCTGATAGACATCATATGGTAATTACAAGAAATAAAACATTTAAAGTGGAAGATGATAGAGTAACTGTAGTTAATTCAATAGAAGAACTTCTAGCTTCATTAAAGGAAGATGAAGAGTATTTTGTCATAGGTGGTGCAGATATATATAAGCAGCTTTTACCTTACGCAGAAAAGATGTATATAACTGCTGTGGATGATGAATTTGATGGAGATGTTTTCTTTCCAGATATAAATCATAAGGATTGGAGAATTGTGGAGAATACTGAGCAACTACAAAACAGCAAAAATTCTTTATCCTATAGATTTATCACATTTAAAAGAATTAATAACAATGAGAATTGA
- a CDS encoding nitrogenase component 1: MSINLKDTAAPLREKRLGSVSGYSGDAEELYKKSHDGSLKDTDRSFSQCTSCSANQVKNQLVYIQDAAVVEHGPAGCSGDIPNRNMVGRSGRKKRKLPIRNLHYINTNLTEKDTIYGGAKKLELSIKEAKRRFNPKAIFVTTTCASGIIGDDVEAICNKMEIEIGIPVITIVCEGFRSKIWALGFDAAYHGILRKIVKPAVKKRNDLVNIINFQGKDIFTGLFGRLGLKVNYLVPYTTIEQLSHISEAAATVQICATLGTYFAAGLEEHFGVPEVKSPPPYGIAGTDAWFRELGKVVHKEKEVEKLIAEEKEKITTKLEELRKKLKGKKVYIGAGAAHGHGMMAIVNELGMELVGGCTWHHDAKFDNGDDKADSLKHVVENYGNFKLSICNKQSFELVNTLYNLKPDLFITRHASTIWASKLGIPSLEMGDEHFAIGYQGLLNYGEVILDTISNPMFVKKIAEHSKLPYTDWWLKQNAFKFLGGEA; encoded by the coding sequence ATGAGTATTAATTTAAAAGATACTGCAGCTCCCCTTAGAGAAAAGAGATTAGGTTCTGTTTCAGGATACAGTGGAGATGCTGAAGAACTATATAAAAAATCTCATGATGGCAGTCTAAAGGATACAGACAGATCATTTTCGCAGTGCACTTCCTGCAGTGCAAATCAAGTGAAAAATCAACTTGTATATATACAAGATGCTGCTGTAGTAGAGCACGGCCCTGCAGGCTGTAGTGGAGATATACCAAATAGAAATATGGTTGGAAGATCAGGAAGAAAGAAGAGAAAGCTTCCTATTAGAAATTTACACTATATAAACACAAATTTAACTGAGAAAGATACAATATACGGTGGTGCTAAGAAATTAGAGTTATCAATAAAAGAAGCTAAAAGGAGATTTAATCCTAAAGCGATTTTTGTAACTACTACCTGCGCATCAGGAATAATTGGAGATGATGTGGAAGCTATATGCAATAAAATGGAAATAGAAATAGGTATACCTGTTATTACCATAGTTTGCGAAGGCTTTAGATCTAAGATTTGGGCATTGGGATTTGATGCAGCTTATCATGGAATACTGAGAAAAATAGTAAAACCAGCCGTAAAGAAAAGAAATGATTTGGTTAATATAATTAACTTTCAGGGAAAGGATATTTTTACAGGACTTTTTGGAAGACTGGGACTTAAGGTTAACTATCTTGTTCCTTATACTACTATTGAACAATTATCACATATTTCTGAAGCGGCAGCTACTGTGCAGATATGTGCTACTCTAGGTACTTATTTTGCAGCAGGACTTGAAGAACATTTTGGAGTACCAGAAGTAAAATCTCCACCGCCTTATGGTATTGCTGGTACAGATGCATGGTTCAGAGAACTGGGAAAAGTGGTTCATAAGGAAAAAGAAGTTGAAAAGCTAATAGCGGAGGAAAAAGAGAAGATAACTACAAAATTAGAAGAATTAAGGAAAAAACTAAAAGGCAAGAAGGTATATATAGGTGCTGGAGCCGCTCATGGCCATGGGATGATGGCTATTGTTAATGAACTTGGCATGGAGCTTGTAGGAGGATGTACCTGGCATCATGATGCTAAATTTGACAATGGTGACGATAAAGCTGATAGTCTTAAGCATGTTGTAGAGAATTATGGTAATTTTAAATTATCAATTTGTAATAAGCAGTCCTTTGAATTAGTGAATACATTATATAATTTGAAACCAGATTTATTTATAACCAGGCATGCTAGTACAATATGGGCAAGTAAATTAGGTATTCCCTCTTTGGAAATGGGAGATGAGCATTTTGCCATAGGTTATCAGGGCCTACTAAATTATGGAGAGGTTATTTTGGATACTATAAGTAATCCTATGTTTGTAAAAAAAATTGCTGAACACAGTAAGCTTCCCTATACTGATTGGTGGCTAAAACAAAATGCCTTTAAATTTTTAGGAGGTGAAGCCTAA